In Mongoliitalea daihaiensis, one DNA window encodes the following:
- a CDS encoding ABC transporter ATP-binding protein, which yields MAKKRGTALEEHEKRQLNKQNLSKLGGIFKFVWPYRFSFFMGMVFLLFSSLTLLTFPFVAGKLIDTASGESWIVEDVNWIALMLVGILLIQSVFSFFRVWLFAKVNERSMRDIRKALYSKLVQLPMTFFDKRRTGELISRITSDVSMLQEAFSTTLAELFRQLITLLAGVAFLFFTTPKLTIFMVATFPILVIFAMVFGKFIRKLSKQTQDELAAANVIVEETMQSIMTVKSFVGEDFESRRYENSLNKVVKVALKAAGFRGAFISFIIFALFGGIVAVMWYGATLVASGEMSVGDLVSFVLYTTFIGGSIAGLGDIYGQIQKAIGSSERVLEILDEEAEVSTADFQQVPVYGNIVFDQVSFAYPTRSEVDVLQQLNFEVDAGQKIALAGHSGAGKSTIIQLLLKFYEVSKGEIRVDGKPIQDWNLKQLRSNIGIVPQEVLLFGGSIRENIAYAKPDATEEEIIEAARKANAWQFITKLPEGLDTLVGERGIKLSGGQRQRVAIARAILKDPAILILDEATSSLDAESESLVQEALDELMKNRTTIIIAHRLATIRKVDKIYVLSEGKIVEQGSHESLASQEEGFYANLVRLQFAE from the coding sequence ATGGCAAAAAAGAGAGGCACAGCCCTTGAAGAACACGAAAAACGACAGCTCAACAAACAGAATCTGAGTAAGCTAGGGGGGATATTTAAGTTTGTATGGCCATATCGGTTCTCTTTTTTTATGGGAATGGTCTTCTTACTCTTTTCAAGTTTGACCCTATTGACATTCCCATTTGTCGCTGGTAAACTTATCGACACTGCTTCTGGAGAATCCTGGATTGTGGAAGACGTCAATTGGATTGCTTTAATGCTTGTAGGCATCTTACTTATCCAAAGTGTATTTTCTTTTTTCCGCGTCTGGCTTTTTGCTAAAGTCAATGAGCGCAGCATGCGAGACATCCGCAAAGCCTTGTATTCCAAATTGGTGCAGCTACCGATGACCTTCTTTGACAAGCGAAGAACAGGAGAATTGATCAGTCGTATCACATCTGATGTGAGTATGTTGCAAGAAGCCTTTTCTACTACCTTGGCAGAACTCTTCCGTCAGCTCATTACGCTCTTGGCGGGTGTTGCATTTCTATTTTTTACCACACCCAAGCTAACCATCTTTATGGTGGCTACTTTTCCGATACTAGTGATTTTTGCAATGGTATTTGGAAAATTTATCCGCAAACTCTCCAAGCAAACTCAAGATGAATTGGCTGCCGCCAATGTAATCGTGGAAGAAACCATGCAGTCGATCATGACAGTTAAGTCCTTTGTTGGGGAAGACTTTGAATCAAGACGTTACGAAAATAGCCTCAATAAGGTAGTCAAAGTGGCCTTGAAAGCTGCTGGTTTCCGAGGAGCCTTTATTTCCTTTATCATCTTTGCTTTATTTGGTGGCATTGTAGCTGTCATGTGGTACGGAGCAACCTTGGTAGCTTCTGGAGAGATGAGTGTAGGGGATTTGGTGTCATTCGTACTCTATACTACCTTTATTGGTGGTTCCATAGCTGGATTGGGAGATATTTATGGTCAAATCCAAAAAGCAATTGGTTCGTCCGAGCGTGTATTGGAAATCTTAGACGAAGAAGCAGAAGTATCTACAGCCGATTTTCAGCAAGTGCCCGTTTATGGCAACATCGTTTTTGATCAGGTATCTTTTGCATATCCCACCCGATCTGAAGTAGATGTCTTACAACAACTCAACTTTGAAGTGGATGCAGGCCAGAAAATCGCTTTGGCAGGACACAGCGGAGCTGGTAAATCGACCATTATTCAGCTATTGCTAAAGTTTTACGAAGTCAGCAAAGGAGAAATACGAGTGGATGGCAAGCCTATACAAGATTGGAATTTGAAGCAATTGCGCTCCAATATCGGGATTGTGCCTCAAGAAGTCTTATTATTTGGAGGAAGTATCCGGGAAAACATTGCCTATGCCAAACCCGATGCTACAGAGGAGGAAATCATCGAAGCTGCCCGAAAAGCCAATGCCTGGCAGTTCATCACCAAACTTCCAGAAGGCCTAGACACCCTAGTTGGTGAGCGGGGAATCAAACTCTCAGGAGGTCAGCGTCAGCGGGTCGCTATTGCACGGGCAATTTTGAAAGATCCAGCAATCTTAATTTTAGATGAGGCTACATCTTCATTAGATGCGGAATCAGAGTCTTTAGTACAGGAAGCTTTAGATGAGTTGATGAAAAACAGAACCACCATCATCATCGCCCATCGACTAGCGACCATCCGTAAGGTGGATAAAATCTATGTGCTATCAGAGGGCAAAATTGTGGAACAAGGTTCTCATGAATCATTGGCCTCCCAAGAAGAAGGGTTCTATGCCAATCTTGTGCGATTGCAATTTGCTGAGTAA
- a CDS encoding prolyl oligopeptidase family serine peptidase, giving the protein MNNKSILYVAVMGLITMACQSQEKFLTIDVTYPESHKSDQVDIYWGASVADPYRWMEDDYAEETKAWVQAQNEVTFGYLSQIPFREAIRQRLEEVWNYERISAPSKNGDFEYFYKNDGLQNQSILFRRPYGGGGEELFLDPNNLSEDGTSSLGGAAFTADGSLFAYAVSVAGSDWRDIYVMDAKTKEPLEDKVLDAKFTGIAWKENEGFFYSTYDKPGGSKLSAFINNHKLYYHKLGTDQSQDVLVFGDDNNPRRYVGASVTEDGKYLIITAANSTTGNELYFQDLQKVNAPIVPIVRTMDNTHYVVDHADGNLYIFTNLGAPNNKLVKASVSQFDPSSWVDVIPETENVLDISKAGGKFFASYLKDAISEVRQFDYQGNEERLIELPGVGSAGGFSGKNDASYIYYSFTSYINPSSSYRYDIASGASMLYNAPKIQFDPTQYESNQVFYTSKDGTRVPMIVTHKKGLELNGKNPTILYGYGGFGVSLTPYFSIANTVWLENGGVYAVPNLRGGGEYGENWHLAGTKMNKQNVFDDFIAAAEYLIEKGYTSSDYLALRGGSNGGLLVGAVMTQRPDLAKVAFPAVGVLDMLRYHQFTAGAGWAYDYGTADDSEEMYQYLKGYSPLHNLRPAAYPATLVTTADHDDRVVPAHSFKFAATLQAAHQGKNPVLIRIETNAGHGAGKPTAMQIAEIADIFAFGLYNMGVGY; this is encoded by the coding sequence ATGAACAACAAAAGTATCCTGTATGTTGCAGTGATGGGCCTAATTACGATGGCCTGCCAATCTCAAGAAAAATTCCTTACAATCGACGTGACTTATCCAGAATCCCATAAATCCGACCAAGTAGACATCTATTGGGGAGCATCCGTAGCGGATCCTTACCGATGGATGGAAGACGATTATGCCGAAGAAACCAAAGCTTGGGTGCAAGCCCAAAACGAGGTGACTTTTGGCTACCTCTCACAAATCCCATTCAGAGAAGCCATTCGGCAACGCTTGGAAGAAGTCTGGAATTATGAGCGTATTTCTGCCCCTTCTAAAAATGGAGATTTTGAATATTTCTACAAAAATGATGGGTTACAAAATCAGTCTATCCTTTTCCGAAGACCGTATGGAGGTGGAGGGGAAGAACTCTTTTTAGATCCAAATAACCTATCCGAAGATGGTACAAGCTCTTTGGGAGGTGCTGCATTTACTGCTGATGGTTCCTTATTTGCCTATGCGGTTTCTGTTGCGGGTTCGGATTGGAGAGATATCTATGTGATGGATGCGAAGACCAAGGAGCCTTTGGAAGACAAGGTTTTGGATGCCAAGTTTACGGGGATTGCTTGGAAGGAAAATGAAGGATTTTTCTATTCGACCTATGATAAACCAGGAGGCTCTAAATTATCAGCGTTCATCAACAACCATAAGCTTTATTATCACAAACTCGGTACAGACCAAAGTCAGGATGTATTGGTATTTGGTGATGATAACAATCCTCGAAGGTATGTGGGTGCGAGCGTGACAGAGGATGGCAAGTACCTGATCATCACAGCAGCAAATAGCACCACGGGTAATGAGCTTTATTTTCAGGATTTGCAGAAGGTAAACGCTCCTATTGTCCCCATCGTTCGTACTATGGACAATACCCATTATGTGGTAGACCATGCGGATGGTAATTTGTATATTTTTACCAATTTGGGAGCTCCTAACAATAAACTTGTAAAGGCTTCGGTTAGCCAATTTGATCCATCCAGTTGGGTGGATGTCATTCCGGAGACGGAGAATGTCTTAGATATTTCAAAAGCTGGAGGAAAGTTTTTTGCTTCTTATCTAAAAGATGCCATCTCTGAAGTGCGTCAATTTGATTATCAAGGGAATGAGGAGCGCTTGATTGAATTACCAGGAGTAGGTTCAGCTGGTGGATTTTCAGGAAAAAATGATGCATCTTACATCTATTATTCCTTCACTTCATACATCAATCCGAGTTCGTCTTACCGTTACGACATTGCTTCCGGTGCTTCCATGTTGTACAATGCCCCAAAAATTCAGTTTGATCCTACGCAATACGAAAGCAATCAGGTATTTTACACGTCCAAAGATGGCACCCGTGTTCCGATGATTGTCACGCACAAAAAGGGGTTGGAATTGAATGGAAAAAACCCAACGATTTTGTATGGCTATGGAGGTTTTGGAGTGAGTTTGACTCCGTATTTTAGCATTGCCAATACTGTGTGGTTGGAAAATGGGGGTGTGTATGCTGTGCCTAATCTTCGTGGGGGAGGAGAGTATGGAGAAAACTGGCATTTGGCTGGTACTAAAATGAACAAGCAGAATGTCTTTGATGATTTCATTGCAGCAGCGGAGTATTTGATCGAAAAAGGCTATACCTCATCCGATTACCTGGCTCTGCGTGGAGGAAGCAATGGAGGCTTATTGGTGGGTGCGGTGATGACGCAACGACCGGATTTGGCGAAAGTTGCTTTTCCTGCGGTGGGTGTGTTGGATATGTTGCGGTACCATCAGTTTACTGCTGGTGCAGGTTGGGCGTATGATTATGGGACGGCTGATGATAGTGAAGAAATGTACCAGTATTTGAAAGGCTATTCTCCCTTGCATAATTTGAGACCGGCGGCTTATCCTGCCACCTTGGTCACTACTGCTGACCATGACGATCGGGTAGTTCCGGCCCATTCCTTCAAATTTGCAGCCACCCTACAAGCTGCCCACCAAGGCAAAAATCCAGTTTTGATCCGTATCGAAACCAACGCAGGCCATGGTGCTGGTAAACCAACGGCCATGCAAATAGCGGAGATAGCAGATATTTTTGCGTTTGGCTTGTATAATATGGGGGTGGGATATTAG
- a CDS encoding nuclear transport factor 2 family protein — translation MKKIGSLVLVMFLFASAVVGQTEAEEREAIAATVQLYFDGMVQRDRNKLDQAFDANARLIGFRGENFTVTPYEQWASGTAQGTPRNPADFDNRLINIEFKGYMASATTELFWPGVYYYDYLTLLKIDGQWKIVHKSWIEEKR, via the coding sequence ATGAAAAAAATTGGAAGCTTGGTTTTGGTGATGTTCTTGTTTGCTTCGGCTGTAGTTGGGCAAACGGAAGCGGAGGAGCGAGAGGCGATTGCGGCGACAGTGCAGTTGTATTTTGATGGAATGGTGCAGCGGGATAGAAATAAACTGGATCAGGCTTTTGATGCCAATGCTCGATTGATAGGTTTCCGGGGAGAAAACTTTACTGTTACTCCTTATGAACAATGGGCCTCCGGTACTGCCCAAGGAACGCCTCGCAATCCTGCTGATTTCGATAATCGCTTGATCAACATTGAATTCAAAGGCTACATGGCCTCAGCCACTACCGAACTCTTTTGGCCGGGGGTGTATTACTACGATTATCTGACCTTACTCAAAATCGATGGGCAATGGAAGATTGTGCATAAGTCTTGGATTGAGGAAAAACGATAA